The sequence below is a genomic window from Nostoc flagelliforme CCNUN1.
ATTGGGAGAGTTTGTGACGCCATCTTCGCCCTAAGTCTTTTTTTTTTATTCGCTGTTTATTGGTAAACCTGAGTTCGACGTAAAAAAAAGACTGAAAATTAGACAGGATAAAGTTTGTAGCAATACAGGGCAATTCTTCCGTAATCTCAATAAGATTGCATAAATGAGAATAGACGTGAAGGGTACTCAAAGGGAGTATGATGAATTCGTGACGAATTCATGACGGGAATGAATACTAAAAAATTGTTGAAACGGGACACAAGAGGGGGAAGACGTGAAAATGCTGGCAGGAAGTCAAATTGGAAAAATAAAGACACAATTACCATCCGTGTGCCGAGGGCGATCGTCTCAAGAGTGATCGAAGTAGCTCATAGAATTGATTCTGGAGAGCAGATTGAATCTGATACAGAATCAAAAAATGCGGAATGTGATGTTGTGACTCAATCAAAGACCAGGGGAAATGAAATAATCACACAATCAAATCGAGAGAGTCAAGAATTAAAATCAGATTTTGTGACAAATTCTATAATTAGTTACGATCAAGCGATTGAAGTAGCAAAAGAAATTCTCAAATCTAAAAAATCAGCACGAATATCAGTCGCCAAAATAATTTCAGAAATTTACCAAGAAACTTTGCCTCCTGAGGATTTTAAATCGTAGTTTCTGTCTCCATTATTGATTTTGTGATTATTTTAATATGCGAAAGGAGAAATATGGAATTAGAAAAATTGTTTTGTGACGTGGATGATTTCTGTGCAGAATTTGAAAAATCTTGGCAAGAAGAACTACTCTCTTCAAGTGAGCGCAGAAGTACAAGAAAGTTTAATTTATGTTGAAGCGAAGTCATGACAATAATTATTTATTTTCATCAATCATCTTATCGAAATTTTAAGGATTATTATACTAAGCACGTATGTAATTTTTTCGCCAAATATTTTCCTCAGCTAGTAAGTTATAACCGATTTGTAGAATTGCAGAAAAGTGCTTTAATCCCCTTATGTTGGTATCTTCATCTACGTCGCGGACACAGCACTGGTATCAACTTCATTGATGCAACTTCCTTAGAAATCTGTTTAAATCCAAGAGCTAAACGTAATAGAGTTTTTAAAGGATTAGCCAATTGGGGTAAAAGTTCTGTCAGATGGTACTTTGGCTTTAAATTACATTTAATCATTAACGAAAAAGGAGAAATTATTTCCTTTATGATTACCCCTGCCAATGTTGATGACCGTAAGCCTGTGCCAGAAATGACAAAAAACGTGTTTGGTAAATTATTTGGTGATAAAGGATACATTTCTCAACAATTATTTGAACTTCTTTTCAAGAAAAATATCCAACTAATTACGAGTGTTAAAAAAAATATGAAAAATCGTTTAATGCCTTTAATTGATAAAATTTTATTGAGAAAACGTTCTCTTATAGAAACAGTTAATGATCAATTAAAAAATATCTCCCAGATTCAACATACTCGCCATCGTAGCGTTTGTAATTTTATGGTTAATGTTATCGCTGGAATAATAGCTTATACATACCAAGATAAAAAACCTTCATTAAATTTAACAACAGAAGATTTAAATTCACTACAAGAGCCATATTTCTTCCCTCCTGAAACTTTGGCGATCACTATTATCTAAGCAGGGCGGCCGCATCTAAATTACTCTCGATCACAACGAAAGTTAAGAACCAACGAAAAAATCGGGATTTCGCGTTTAATTATTTTTTAAAACCTAAAGCGATGCCTGCGGCGGGCTACGCCAACGCCTAAATTTTTCGCAATAAGCAAGAGTTAATGAGATTATTTTTCACTCTATTGAGAATATACTTTGCTTATTGACATGAGGCGCCCGCCCTGATTATCTAAGCGACTTCCGAAAAAAAACTTATTTCTACTTTAGGATAAAGAATTATAGATTTTGTGATTATTTCATTCTGGTTTTTTTGATTTAATGACAAAATCATTTTCTGCACGCTTTTTGATTGTGTCTTTAATTCAATATCCTCCCGATAATCAATTAATTTTATTAGTTTACAATCGCGGCTTACCCCTCTTCTAAGAAACAGAAATGTTTCTTTACATCCATTAGGAATGGGATCGCTTTCCTCGGACGCTTTTGTCACTCTGGGGAAATAAAAATTGGGGCTAAATGATGAAACCTAGATTTAGTGGGAAGATTAGCGATCGCAAGCTAATACAAACCTTCAAACAAAGCTAATCAGTTAAAATCCTATCTGGGCAAGGGTTACAGCTTATTCTCTGCCGAAAGCATCGGTGAGAGGTTAAGATAATCGAACTAATGTCAATTAGAAATAATACTGGAAATTTGGAAAAAGCGGAAGTATAAAGTTAACTATTGTACTTAATTTTGAGGGCGGCAATGAATGATGCGGAGCAAGATTCTGCGTAGGCGTAGCCCGCCGTAAGGCATCGCCTGCTTAAAAATTCTGTTTCCGACCCCAATTTGGGGAATATTTTAAGTATGATTGCTTATTGACAAATGGTATATGACCTGAACCTCTCACGAATGGCCGAAAGTGACAAAAGAGGGTTAGTGTCTGAGCATCACTCTTAGCACACGGATTGTGATTATACATCTGGGAAAATGAATCCGTCACGAATTCATCATACTTCCTTTCGATACCATTCAGGTTTATTCTCATTTATTGAATTTTATTGACATTAAGTCAGAAAGCCCTGTATTGTTACAAGGTTTACTCTGTCTAGTTTTCAGTCTTTTTTTTCCGTCGAACTCAGGTGGTAATAGATATCCAGGGATATGGAAGTGAGCAAAGCACTTGGATTCACCCAGAAATAGCGATTGATTTAGCGGGCGTGGGTTTCTGTTGAGTTTCGCATCTGGGCTAACAGAACCTTAATGAAAGTGATGCTCTCAACCCAAGTAGAGCCAGTAAAACAGCAAGAATCACCACATATATTAGCCCCATCCCACGAAGCCGCACAGTTAGCAATGATGTTGGGGGAATTTGCTGGACTAGAAAAATCCCTCACCGCCCAGTTAGCAGTTAATGCTGCCACCAAGGTTAACCCCGCACTCAAACCCGCCGCAGATGAACTCAAGATTGCGTTCGCCCTTGGCGTTGGCGCAGCCATCGCTCAAACGAATATTGCAGAGGACGCATTTCTCAACCCAACACAAATCGGTGAGGTAGTTGGAATGTCTGCACGGGCTGTTAACCACTGCTTACTAAATTCTGGACTGCAATACAGAACAAATGACAAGAAAATCCCCTATCGTCCTACTGAATCAGGCAAGCAATGGGGTCGCATGGTTCCCGCAGTCGCCAAATCTTCAAACCAAACTGTTTTTCAACTGCGGTGGTTGCCCGAAATAGTAAAAGTCATCTCTCAATAATTCCCTACCTAAATCAACCTTTCATTATGAACAGTCTACGAAAAACCTTGGCAGAAAAATACGGTCTTGTTGCCGATATCATGCACGACGATTATTTTTTTGTTCAGCTACCAGATAACGAAGATCATTCGCTCAAGTTTTTAGAGAGCAATTTACCAGAATGTATTCGGATTGAACTAGCAGAATGTTTTGCTGGTAGCGTTATTGCGGCTTGGGAAGTCCCCTTATTTTTACTCCCTCAAGTGTTACAGCAAGCCCATGATTTTGTCATTGAGTATTGGGAGCAAGTATCTCAAGAAACGTGAAGTATTCTCCAGCAACTAGAACTAAGAACAACTGCTTCAGTACACGTTTTTAATTGCAGAAAACTACCATGCAACAACTCAATTTATTTGCTGAATCAACCCCAGTTTTACCCATCACTTATTATCCCGATTTCTTAAGCCTTGAACAAGCCAATGAACTCTACCAACATTGCTTAAAACTGGAGTGGCAGCAGAACCAAATCAGGATCGCGGGTAAAACAATGCCCGTCCCCCGCCTGGAATGCCTGTACGGTGACAAAGGCTGTGACTATCTTTACTCAAACAGCGTATTTTTGAAACCACTATGGTGGACAGAAGCTCTGTCTAGCTTGCGCGACTCCATTACTGCGTTGACAGGTTACAAGTTCCGCATCGTTATCGGCAATCAATACTGTACCGGACAAGATTCTATCGGGTGGCACGCTGATACTGATTCTTCAATGGGACTATCCCCAGCAATCGCATCGGTAAGCCTGGGTTCATGTCGCAAATTCCAAATCAAACCGAGAAATGGCAAACCAACCGACTTCTGGCTGGAACACGGGAGTTTGTTGATCATGCACCCCGGTTGTCAATCAACTCACCTTCATCAAGTTCCCAAGACCAACAAAGTGGTTAGTACACGTATTAATCTGACATTTCGACCACATACCGGAGGTGGGAGATGATTCTGACAAGTCCAGCGATCATGTAAAATGACAGTTTCTTAGTTCATGTGTACTAATTTCCCCGGTTAAAAAGCAGTCAACAGGACGAAAAAAAACAACTACCAATACAAGTCCTGTTGATTGCTTCCCTTAAAACCACGCTTCTTTAACCCGTGTCTACGTAACCAACCTAAAAGGGGGTATGACTGAATGCCACTAAGTTAAGCTGAAGAGTATGCAGCGTAAGGATTGCAGAGAGGCAGGGGTGCAGGGGTGCAGAGGGGAATTTCTAAATACCCGAACGCAATGCCTAAAACTTCTTCTTTCTCCCCTGCTCCTCCGCTCCTCTGCACCCCTGCTGCCTCAACGATTTTCTCTTTTCTTAGTGCCATTCGTTTGGCAACATAATGTACCAGTCACAATTGTCGAAGGTGTCAAAAAAGCGGGAGCATTACTGACTGCTGGTTATGCTGCGATGGCGTACCCGCCCGCCGCAGGCATCGCAATTCCGGGAGTAAACGCTGGATACCGCACACCTACTGATGAGTACGGTACTGCTATTGGTAAACCATCCCTGATTCCCGACTTGAAGCATTTTGCAACAGAAGGCAGACAGGTTAACATCTGCTTTGACCAGGACAATAAACCTGAAACTGTCCAGCGAGTCAGAACCGCTATCAGTCGTATGGGACGGCTGCTGGTAAATGAAGGCTGTTCGCTGCGGGTGATTGATTTACCGTTAGGGGCAGAGAAAGGGGTTGATGATTTTATCGCTGCCAAGGGTCAGCCGGCATTTGATGCACTCTACAATACAGCCGTTGCACTGGAGTTGTGGGAAATTAAGCTGTTCACTCTGCTGACTTACCCGCCAGCGATCGCACTCAACCAAAGATTTTTGGGCCGGCTTCTCGTCCCCGAAGGTGAAAAGCTGATTATCCTTAAGGCTCCCAA
It includes:
- a CDS encoding alpha-ketoglutarate-dependent dioxygenase AlkB family protein; translated protein: MQQLNLFAESTPVLPITYYPDFLSLEQANELYQHCLKLEWQQNQIRIAGKTMPVPRLECLYGDKGCDYLYSNSVFLKPLWWTEALSSLRDSITALTGYKFRIVIGNQYCTGQDSIGWHADTDSSMGLSPAIASVSLGSCRKFQIKPRNGKPTDFWLEHGSLLIMHPGCQSTHLHQVPKTNKVVSTRINLTFRPHTGGGR
- a CDS encoding DUF3854 domain-containing protein — its product is MPFVWQHNVPVTIVEGVKKAGALLTAGYAAMAYPPAAGIAIPGVNAGYRTPTDEYGTAIGKPSLIPDLKHFATEGRQVNICFDQDNKPETVQRVRTAISRMGRLLVNEGCSLRVIDLPLGAEKGVDDFIAAKGQPAFDALYNTAVALELWEIKLFTLLTYPPAIALNQRFLGRLLVPEGEKLIILKAPKGTGKTEWLATEVAKAHDQGRRVLIITHRIQLGEALCNRFGVNYVTEVRTNETGTLLGYGVCVDSLHQESQARFNPNDWANDVIIIDECDQVFWHLLNSGTEVQKRRVSVLKNLKQLVQNVLGSSQGKIYLSSADVSDTDVKYVLSLAGEYRVNPFVIVNNYGDS